A single genomic interval of Aedes aegypti strain LVP_AGWG chromosome 1, AaegL5.0 Primary Assembly, whole genome shotgun sequence harbors:
- the LOC110675452 gene encoding THAP domain-containing protein 5-like, translating to MVPSVSIEMFVLLKIVACDSIVKMPSFCAVKYCGNTIANTKTRGIVFHRFPKDGERRQSWVTFCGQHDGWSPQQNQAICSSHFTSTSYDEGFRYRHETIGAKMRHQLLPKATIRGISSDGKSDGIGFCKVSR from the exons ATGGTTCCTAGCGTATCCATAGAGATGtttgtgttattgaaaattgttgcgtGTGACTCAATAGTGAAG aTGCCATCATTTTGTGCAGTGAAGTATTGCGGGAATACGATTGCGAACACAAAAACCCGTGGAATTGTGTTCCATCGATTTCCAAAAGATGGAGAGCGACGCCAATCGTGGGTCACGTTCTGTGGCCAACATGATGGTTGGTCACCACAGCAGAACCAGGCCATTTGTTCGAGTCACTTCACCAGCACCAGCTACGACGAAGGGTTTCGTTATCGGCACGAAACTATAGGAGCCAAAATGCGACATCAATTGCTTCCAAAAG ccaccatcagaGGAATTTCAAGCGATGGGAAGAGCGATGGAATCGGTTTTTGTAAAGTTTCAAGGTAA